The genome window AAGCAGCCCGTTCAGCGAGCCGAGCAAAAACCACCCGTGCAGCTTGCGGCTGTGCAGCAATGCGGCCATTCGTTTTTTAATGAGATTAACAGGCTTGCGCAAAAATCCCGGTGCGATCAGCAATCCTGCAAATGCTTTTGGCCAAAGCACATAAGCCAGCATAAATAGCCCGGCCAGCACAGAAACGTATTTGAGATAGCCCATCAATGCCAGCGCACTGCCAAAAATGCCGGTGGCGGCCCCCAGCATGGCATAGGAGCTAGCCCTGCCGAAATTATAGACAAACAAACCCGAAGTTCGCTGCCAGGCGCTGCCTTTTTGCACGGGAAGCGCCAGCGCAATAGGCCCGCACATGCCCATGCAATGGAAACTGCTGAGCAGTCCCATCGTCAGGGCAAGATAAGGGAGGGCATTGTTCAATGTTTTGTTATTGGTGATTGATTACGATGACATCCTCAGTCCAGTATGTCTGTTCTTTATTTTTCCAATCGATTTGCAGGTGATAGGTGCCTTCGGGAATGTTGCCGACAGGAATAATCTGCGTGTGCTCGTGCGGAGCGATCTTGAATTTCCGGTCATTTTTATCATTCGACGGGCAGTATAACTTGATCTCACCTGTCAAATCGGCTTGCTGGACATTACCAGGAAAAACAATGCTGATATGCTTGCCGGTCACTTCCCATTTCACGGGCTCGGTAAGTGCAGCGGACCGTCCTTTTTTGTCGATCTTATCCTGAAAACCAACTTCTTCTTCGTAATAATGCTCGGTTACAAGATCGATTTTCTGGCCGATGCTCATACTGACCAGCAACAATATCATGGCTACAAAGCCCAGATACAGCGCTGTTATGCCGACTCCCCAGTTGATTTTCATGATCGTTATTTTTAATTAATTTTCTGGTGCTATGAATGTTGTTTCAAACGCTTCAAGCTTTTCATTGCCTTGATATACAGACAGTTTTAATGTTGTTTTGCGACTTTTTAATTCATTGCCCGGCACAATAATAAACACAGTGCCTTCAACCATTCCGGCAGGTTCAAGTGACAGATCAGGTGCTTTCGGGCCAGATTTTCCGGTGGCGGATGCCCCGGCGAAAATCAGCTTACCCTGAATGCCTTCCAGCCTGATCTCCGGCGCAATCGCATGGTTGGTTTTGTTGAAAATCTTGAAAGTATAAAGGTTTGTAATAGTCTTATCCTTGTTTTCAATGTACTGGCTGCCCGGCGCGCGCAGCAGCATGGTCTGGGTATCGGTTCGCGACACAACCATAAATCCCAGCACCGACCATAGTAGAACCAGCATCACCATTGCACCTACGACACGAGGCGTAATGAGCTTATTGGTTTTCCTGACAATTGCATTTTCGGAAGTGTAGCGGATCAGTCCTTTTTCAAATCCTACTTTTTCCATAATGTTGTCGCAGGCATCAATGCAGGCTGTACAGTTCACACATTCCATTTGCAAGCCGTTTCTGATGTCAATGCCCGTCGGGCATACGGCCACACATTGATGGCAGTTGACGCAATCACCTTCGGTGCGTTCCTGGTTTTTATGGATTTTTCCGCGGGGCTCGCCACGCTCATAATCATAGGCAACATTGATGGTGTTACGGTCCATTAACACACCTTGCAAGCGGCCATAGGGACATACCACCGTGCATGCCTGATCGCGCAGCCATGCGAAATTGAAGTAGAAAATGGCCGTGAAAGCGATGATCCCGCCAAAAAGCGGCATATGGTCTGCAATGGGCTCACGGATAATTTTAGAAAGCTCGTCCACACCCAGCACATACGACAGCAGCAGGTTAGCAATCAGGAATGACACGGTCATAAAGGCCATGTATTTAGCTGTTTTTTTCAGGATCTTGTCTGTGTCCCAGGGCGCTTTGTTGAGCAGTTTCTGCTTGGTTGCATTGCCTTCAATCGCGTATTCGATCTTGCGAAAAACCATTTCCATAAATACTGTTTGCGGACATGCCCAGCCGCACCATAACCGTCCGAAAACGGTTGTAAAAAGCACAATGAAAACCATAAACGACAGCATGGTAAGGCCAAAAAGCCAGTAATCCTGAGGGCCTATGAAAATGCCGAAAATGATGAATTTGCGTTCCAGCACATTGAACAACAGCAAAGGCTGGCCGTTGAATGTGATAAATGGTGTCGCAAATAAAAGCGTCAATATCAGCACTGTAAACCAAACCCTTCGCGTATGCCATTTGCCCGTTGGTTTTTGGGGGTAAAACCAATTTCGTTTTCCATCCTCATTTACCGCATTGAAATGGTCGCGGAATGATTCGTCGGAATCGTTGATGACATGCTGGGTCGTATTCATGTTCGTAGTGTGAAAATTGACTTAACTTAATTTTCTGCGACCTGATTACTGCTTACGAGCTCACCCTGAGGCTCTTTTGGGCTGGCAGGTTTGGTGCCTTGCAAAGAATGTACATAGCTGGCCACTTTTTGAATGTCGGTAGGCGAGAGCTGTTTTTCCCAGGAGATCATCCCTTTTTCAGGGACGCCGTATTTGATGACTTTGAAAAGATTTTTGATTCCGGCCCCATGCAGCCAATACGCATCTGTCAGGTTGGGGCCCACACTTCCGCCGCCGTCCGCTCCGTGGCAAGCGGTGCATTTTTCCTGGAAAATAGCTTTTCCCTGTCCGATTGCCGCTTCTTCGCCGATCAGCGTCACCGTATTTTCGTCCATGGATGCGCCAACTTTTGCCATATAAGCCTTTTTGTCAATTTCTGCTTGTGCCACCTCTTTTTCGAGTTCGGCAAGCTGGTAATCACCTATGCCGCTGAAATAATAAGCGCCGTAACCAATCCCGATCACAACAGTGGCCAGGAAAAGCGATTGCAGCCACGGCGGCATGCGGTTGTCTAGCTCCTGGATGCCATCATAATCATGGCCCTGGATGATCAGCTGATGTTCCTGGCTGGGCAGAATGCTCATGCCCGCGAATTTTTTCCACCAGGAAATAACCGGAGCATCCTGGGTTTCCGCCTTGGCTGGCGCCGAGATTTTACGAAGTAATGTTACAGTGTTGACCAAAGCGATCACCACCAGCAGCGCTGCAAAAAACAGGATGGCCAGCAGCACGAGCAGGATAAGCTCGTTGCCGCTGATCGCACGGATAGGTTCTGCCGTTTCCTGGGCAAAGGCCGAGCCGCCCATCGTGAAAAAGAAAAGTAAGGAAAGCAATGCCTTTTTGATCACACCATCATTCAATGGCATACTTTCCATTTTTTGCAGCGATTTTTTATCAATCCCAATCACAAAAACGATCAGCGACACGAAGAAGACAAAAAATATAATAAGCGAGATCAGCGGGTAAATGCCTATGCCGGCAATGGTTTCAAGATATGTTCGGAATTTCATAATTCAATCATTTTTTAATATCAGTTCCTAATCTTTGCAGGTAAGCAATGAGTGCAATGATCTCCTTATCCTCATTAGCCTTGATGCCGCTTTGTTTTAGCCGGGCCTGGATTTCTTTGGCTTGTTTGCTCAGATCGGCGTTGGCCATTTTATCATAACCTTCTTCATAAGGCACGCCCAATGTTTGCATGGCGCGGATCTTGGCAGCTGTTGTGCTCGTATCCAGATCATCTTCCAGCAGCCAGCCATATCTTGGCATAATGGAGCCGGGCGACATCGTGGTGGGATCTTCCATGTGGTTGTAGTGCCATGAATCAGGGTATTTTCCGCCTAGTCGGTGCAGATCCGGGCCTGTTCGTTTTGAGCCCCACTGGTGCGGGTAATCGTAAACAAATTCACCCGATTTGGAATATTCTCCATAACGTTCGATCTCGGAGCGGAACGGACGTATCATTTGGGTGTGGCATACATAGCAGCCTTCGCGGACATAAATATCGCGTCCCTGCAATTCCAGCGGCGTGTAAGGTTTCACTGATGCAATGGTAGGCACATTAGATTTGATCATGAAGGTTGGGATCATTTCGATCATCCCGCCAATGGCTACGGCGATCAGCGCAAAAACAGTCAGCGCCAGCGGTTTGCGTTCAAACAACCTGCGGTGCCAGTATTCGCTTTTCTCAGCATGCCAGATCGCGCTCAAAGGCATTGCTTTTGCCGTTTCGGTGGCGATGAGCTTGCCTTTCAGCGCCGTCATCCACAAGTTATAGATCATCACAATGAAGCCAACAATATATAATGTGCCGCCTACGCTGCGCAGAAAATACAGCGGTTTAAGCTGTGTTACGGTTTCAAGGAAGTTGGGGTATTTTAAAAGTCCTTCCTGCGTGAATTCCTTCCACATTGAACTTTGCACCCAGCCAGCCCAGTACATGGGAATGGTGTAAAACAAAATGCCGAGCGTTCCGATCCAGAAGTGGAAGTTGGCAGCCTTCTGAGAATATAACGGACGTCCGTATATGCGTGGGAATAGCCAGTATAAAATTCCGAAAGTCAGAAAGCCGTTCCAGCCCAGCGCGCCCACGTGAACGTGTGCAACGATCCAGTCGGTATAATGTGCAATCGCATTCACGTTTTTGAAAGAAAGCATCGGGCCTTCGAATGTGGCCATACCATATGCGGTGATGGCTACAACCATGAATTTCAATACAACATCTTCACGCACTTTGTCCCAGGCACCACGCAGGGTCATCAGCCCGTTGATCATCCCGCCCCAGGAAGGCGCCAGCAGCATGACCGAAAATACGGTCCCCAGCGTCTGCGCCCATTCGGGAAGCGAAGTATAGAGCAAGTGGTGCGGCCCTGCCCAGATATAAAGAAATATCAGCGCCCAGAAATGGACGATCGAAAGCCGGTAAGAATAGATAGGACGGTTAGCCGCTTTGGGAAGAAAATAATACATCAGTCCCAGATAAGGAGTCGTAAGAAAGAACGCCACGGCATTATGTCCATACCACCATTGTACGAGTGCATCCTGCACACCTGCGTACACTGAATAGCTTTTAAATAAAGAAATAGGCAGCGCCATACTGTTGACCACGTGCAGCATGGCAACGGTCACAAATGAAGCAATGTAAAACCAGATCGCAGCGTAAATGTGCTCGGTACGGCGCTTAATGGTGGTCATTACCAGGTTAATGAGCGCTGCGACCCAAACTACGGCAATGGCAATGTCAAGCGGCCATTCCAGCTCTGCGTATTCTTTGGAGCTGGTAAGGCCCATAGGCAATGTGATGGCGGCGGCCAGAATGATGAACTGCCAGGCCCAGAAATGCATCCGGCTTAGCAACGGGCTCCACATTGGCGTCCGCAAAACACGTGGTGCCGAATAGTATAGTCCGGTAAAAAAACCGTTGCCGACAAATGCAAAAATGACCGCATTGGTATGCAGCGGCCTGATACGGCTGAAAGTAAGATACGGCAGATCCATATTCAGATCAGGAAAAACCAGCTGTAATGCAGCCAGCAGCCCGACGAGCATACCGATAAGACCGAAAAGTATTGTTGCAATTGCGAAATCCCGCACAATGCGGTTATCGTATTGGAACTCATCCAGTTCAACGGTTGCCAGAGCAGGATGGGGAACGTTTGACATAACTCAGGTAAAATTTAGTGAATATCTTTGGTGTTGTTTTTAGATGCATCGCTGCTGGTATCATCGAAAAGTATACGGACCGAAGGCGTATAGTCATCATCGTAATGCCCTTTGCGCACCGACCAGATGAAGGCACCTAAAAATCCCAGGGCGATGGAAAGGCTGGCGATAATCATGACGAACATTGCACTCATTTTGAAAGAATCTTTTGCTGTTTGTATGGATCAAAACTACCGGATCGCCCCGAGCAGAAAGATGATGACAGCATGGTCCAGAACTGACCTTCGTCAGTTTTTCAGAATTCGATTGGCGGCCAGGTTGCTGGCGATAGTGGTGAAGCCCACAATGGAAATCAAACTCACGGGCATCAGAATGGCGGCAAGCACGGGCGAGAGTTGCCCGCCTATGGCAAAGAAAAGTCCTCCGATGTTGTATATCAGCGATATACCAAAGCTGGCCTTAATGATGTGCTGGCCGCGGCGCGCCAGGTTGATGAAAGCGGGTAAGCGCGAAAGCTGTTTGCCGTCAATGATCATGTCGCAGGATGGTGTGAAATTGTTAATGTCGTCGGAAACGGCGACGCCTACATTACTTTGTTGTAAAGCCCCTGCATCATTAAGCCCGTCACCCACCATCAGTACATTTCGATGCTTCTTTTGCTGTAATGCTGCGATAAATGCAAGTTTGTCTTCGGGTTTTTGTTTGAAATACAAATGGGCATAGGTTCCGAAAACCTGGGCGAGATAATCCTGATCCGTCGGTTTGTCGCCGGAAAGCAGGTAGGTTTTAAATCCGTGATCACGAAGCTTTTCAATGGTTTGTGAAAGGTTTTTCCGGTATTTTATGCTGACCATAAAATATCCTGAACAG of Dyadobacter chenhuakuii contains these proteins:
- a CDS encoding sulfite exporter TauE/SafE family protein, coding for MNNALPYLALTMGLLSSFHCMGMCGPIALALPVQKGSAWQRTSGLFVYNFGRASSYAMLGAATGIFGSALALMGYLKYVSVLAGLFMLAYVLWPKAFAGLLIAPGFLRKPVNLIKKRMAALLHSRKLHGWFLLGSLNGLLPCGLVYLALMSSLATGSSGAASIFMFVFGMGTWPAMMAVGFFKNWVTPAVRNKFRQVTPAFIAIAGIWLLYRSTLFEYPHAAQPTANPITECHGK
- a CDS encoding FixH family protein; the protein is MKINWGVGITALYLGFVAMILLLVSMSIGQKIDLVTEHYYEEEVGFQDKIDKKGRSAALTEPVKWEVTGKHISIVFPGNVQQADLTGEIKLYCPSNDKNDRKFKIAPHEHTQIIPVGNIPEGTYHLQIDWKNKEQTYWTEDVIVINHQ
- the ccoG gene encoding cytochrome c oxidase accessory protein CcoG, which produces MNTTQHVINDSDESFRDHFNAVNEDGKRNWFYPQKPTGKWHTRRVWFTVLILTLLFATPFITFNGQPLLLFNVLERKFIIFGIFIGPQDYWLFGLTMLSFMVFIVLFTTVFGRLWCGWACPQTVFMEMVFRKIEYAIEGNATKQKLLNKAPWDTDKILKKTAKYMAFMTVSFLIANLLLSYVLGVDELSKIIREPIADHMPLFGGIIAFTAIFYFNFAWLRDQACTVVCPYGRLQGVLMDRNTINVAYDYERGEPRGKIHKNQERTEGDCVNCHQCVAVCPTGIDIRNGLQMECVNCTACIDACDNIMEKVGFEKGLIRYTSENAIVRKTNKLITPRVVGAMVMLVLLWSVLGFMVVSRTDTQTMLLRAPGSQYIENKDKTITNLYTFKIFNKTNHAIAPEIRLEGIQGKLIFAGASATGKSGPKAPDLSLEPAGMVEGTVFIIVPGNELKSRKTTLKLSVYQGNEKLEAFETTFIAPEN
- a CDS encoding c-type cytochrome — protein: MKFRTYLETIAGIGIYPLISLIIFFVFFVSLIVFVIGIDKKSLQKMESMPLNDGVIKKALLSLLFFFTMGGSAFAQETAEPIRAISGNELILLVLLAILFFAALLVVIALVNTVTLLRKISAPAKAETQDAPVISWWKKFAGMSILPSQEHQLIIQGHDYDGIQELDNRMPPWLQSLFLATVVIGIGYGAYYFSGIGDYQLAELEKEVAQAEIDKKAYMAKVGASMDENTVTLIGEEAAIGQGKAIFQEKCTACHGADGGGSVGPNLTDAYWLHGAGIKNLFKVIKYGVPEKGMISWEKQLSPTDIQKVASYVHSLQGTKPASPKEPQGELVSSNQVAEN
- the ccoN gene encoding cytochrome-c oxidase, cbb3-type subunit I; the protein is MSNVPHPALATVELDEFQYDNRIVRDFAIATILFGLIGMLVGLLAALQLVFPDLNMDLPYLTFSRIRPLHTNAVIFAFVGNGFFTGLYYSAPRVLRTPMWSPLLSRMHFWAWQFIILAAAITLPMGLTSSKEYAELEWPLDIAIAVVWVAALINLVMTTIKRRTEHIYAAIWFYIASFVTVAMLHVVNSMALPISLFKSYSVYAGVQDALVQWWYGHNAVAFFLTTPYLGLMYYFLPKAANRPIYSYRLSIVHFWALIFLYIWAGPHHLLYTSLPEWAQTLGTVFSVMLLAPSWGGMINGLMTLRGAWDKVREDVVLKFMVVAITAYGMATFEGPMLSFKNVNAIAHYTDWIVAHVHVGALGWNGFLTFGILYWLFPRIYGRPLYSQKAANFHFWIGTLGILFYTIPMYWAGWVQSSMWKEFTQEGLLKYPNFLETVTQLKPLYFLRSVGGTLYIVGFIVMIYNLWMTALKGKLIATETAKAMPLSAIWHAEKSEYWHRRLFERKPLALTVFALIAVAIGGMIEMIPTFMIKSNVPTIASVKPYTPLELQGRDIYVREGCYVCHTQMIRPFRSEIERYGEYSKSGEFVYDYPHQWGSKRTGPDLHRLGGKYPDSWHYNHMEDPTTMSPGSIMPRYGWLLEDDLDTSTTAAKIRAMQTLGVPYEEGYDKMANADLSKQAKEIQARLKQSGIKANEDKEIIALIAYLQRLGTDIKK
- the ccoS gene encoding cbb3-type cytochrome oxidase assembly protein CcoS — its product is MSAMFVMIIASLSIALGFLGAFIWSVRKGHYDDDYTPSVRILFDDTSSDASKNNTKDIH